In the genome of Actinomadura graeca, one region contains:
- a CDS encoding LLM class flavin-dependent oxidoreductase, which produces MRFGIFLLTARFPHQDDAAALARTVEAAVAAERSGFDDVWLAEHHFMTYGVVPSATVLAGHVLALTRRVHVGTAVSVLSNQHPVALAEQAALLSLLSGGRFRLGVGRGGPWRDLEVFGTGLSRYDGGFAESLDLLLEWLRSDRVAWEGEQFQFREVPVVPRAPVPPPVAVACTSPATEALAAERGLPMLLGMHIGAEEKAAAVARHGRPGTPHISTHLAQVADTREEAVTTLLDEMPRWLGPGLEGYVPVDDRPRPPRDALAYTRQMCDLHPVGSPDDCVESLVTTVERTGIRHLILLVEAAGSHDATLENITRLGAEVLPKVRAALTTSTPQEDPV; this is translated from the coding sequence GTGCGCTTTGGAATCTTCCTTCTCACCGCCCGCTTCCCCCACCAGGACGACGCCGCCGCGCTCGCCCGCACGGTCGAGGCCGCCGTCGCGGCGGAGCGGTCCGGGTTCGACGACGTCTGGCTGGCCGAGCACCACTTCATGACCTACGGCGTCGTCCCGTCCGCGACCGTCCTCGCCGGGCACGTCCTGGCGCTGACCCGCCGCGTCCACGTCGGGACGGCCGTCAGCGTCCTGTCCAATCAGCACCCGGTGGCGCTCGCCGAGCAGGCGGCGCTGCTGTCGCTGCTGTCCGGCGGACGCTTCCGCCTCGGCGTCGGCCGCGGCGGTCCCTGGCGCGACCTGGAAGTCTTCGGCACCGGCCTGTCCCGCTACGACGGCGGCTTCGCCGAGTCCCTCGACCTCCTCCTGGAGTGGCTGCGCTCGGACCGCGTGGCGTGGGAGGGCGAGCAGTTCCAGTTCCGCGAGGTCCCGGTCGTCCCGCGGGCGCCCGTCCCCCCGCCGGTCGCCGTCGCCTGCACGTCACCCGCCACCGAGGCGCTCGCGGCCGAGCGCGGCCTGCCGATGCTGCTCGGCATGCACATCGGCGCCGAGGAGAAGGCGGCCGCGGTCGCCCGCCACGGCCGTCCCGGGACGCCGCACATCTCCACCCACCTCGCCCAGGTGGCCGACACGCGAGAGGAGGCGGTCACGACCCTGCTGGACGAGATGCCCCGCTGGCTCGGACCGGGCCTGGAGGGCTACGTACCCGTGGACGACCGTCCGCGCCCACCCCGCGACGCCCTCGCCTACACCCGCCAGATGTGCGACCTGCATCCGGTCGGCTCACCGGACGACTGCGTCGAATCCCTGGTCACCACCGTCGAACGCACCGGGATCCGCCACCTCATCCTCCTGGTCGAGGCCGCCGGATCCCATGACGCGACCCTGGAGAACATCACCCGCCTGGGCGCCGAGGTCCTCCCCAAGGTCAGGGCGGCCCTGACCACGTCCACCCCCCAGGAGGACCCCGTCTGA
- the nucS gene encoding endonuclease NucS produces MRLVIARCSVDYAGKLTAHLPMAPRLILIKADGSVSVHADDRAYKPLNWMNPPCSLREEPFEENGAVARWTVTHGKSGERLILTIEEILHDTSHELGLDPGLRKDGVEAHLQELLAEHITTLGDGWSLVRREYPTAIGPVDILCRDADSGTVAVEIKRRGEIDGVEQLTRYLELLNRDPHLAPVRGIFAAQEIRPQARVLAVDRGIHCVTLDYDALRGIEHEGTLF; encoded by the coding sequence GTGCGTCTCGTTATCGCCCGCTGCAGCGTCGACTACGCCGGCAAGCTGACCGCCCACCTGCCGATGGCCCCCAGGCTGATCCTGATCAAGGCCGACGGAAGCGTGAGCGTCCACGCCGACGACCGCGCCTACAAGCCCCTCAACTGGATGAACCCACCGTGCTCCCTGCGCGAGGAGCCCTTCGAGGAGAACGGCGCCGTCGCCCGCTGGACGGTCACCCACGGCAAGTCGGGCGAACGCCTCATCCTCACCATCGAGGAGATCCTTCACGACACCAGCCACGAGCTGGGCCTGGACCCCGGCCTCCGGAAGGACGGCGTGGAGGCCCACCTCCAGGAGCTGCTCGCCGAGCACATCACCACCCTCGGGGACGGCTGGTCACTGGTCCGCCGCGAATACCCGACCGCCATCGGCCCCGTCGACATCCTGTGCCGCGACGCCGACAGCGGCACGGTCGCGGTCGAGATCAAACGACGCGGCGAGATCGACGGCGTCGAGCAGCTCACCCGGTACCTGGAACTGCTGAACCGCGACCCGCACCTCGCGCCCGTCCGCGGGATCTTCGCGGCACAGGAGATCAGGCCGCAGGCGCGGGTCCTCGCCGTCGACCGCGGCATCCACTGCGTCACCCTCGACTACGACGCCCTCCGCGGCATCGAGCACGAGGGCACGCTTTTTTAG
- a CDS encoding DUF3224 domain-containing protein — translation MTLHAGGTFDIDDWEAEKPYDEQGGNKLTLAHVRKTFHGDLVGTSTTELITVESQAGPVAYVAVEHVQGILHGREGTFVLQHSAGSEDGTADTQWLRWLIVPTTGTGELAGIRGVGQITVAEDGGHSWSLEYTLE, via the coding sequence ATGACCCTACACGCCGGCGGTACGTTCGACATCGACGACTGGGAAGCCGAGAAGCCCTACGACGAGCAGGGCGGCAACAAGCTGACCCTGGCGCACGTCCGGAAGACCTTTCACGGTGACCTCGTGGGGACCAGCACCACCGAACTGATCACCGTGGAGTCGCAGGCGGGACCGGTCGCCTATGTCGCGGTCGAGCACGTCCAGGGGATCCTGCACGGGCGCGAGGGGACGTTCGTGCTCCAGCACAGCGCGGGCAGCGAGGACGGGACGGCCGACACGCAGTGGCTGCGCTGGCTGATCGTCCCCACGACCGGGACCGGCGAGCTGGCCGGGATCCGGGGCGTCGGGCAGATCACCGTCGCCGAGGACGGCGGTCATTCCTGGTCGCTGGAGTACACGCTGGAGTAG
- a CDS encoding site-2 protease family protein → MGAVPERRGRSAVRPSPVFLAIVGATALFGLAAWRYGEDPGRPARLALFGFVIAAWILSLSLHEFGHAYMAYRSGDRSVVAKGYLTLNPLKYSDMVLSFLIPVVFILIGGIGLPGGAVWIDRHAIRGKLRHSLISAAGPLSNAIFAVMLAVLYKNFAHQDHGVFWLGLAFLAFLQVTAALLNLLPIPGLDGFGIIEPYLPRRWVDQASAYGGYVFLALIALLWIGPFNRAFFDGVYNITGALGIGELAIQFGHSLFTWWD, encoded by the coding sequence ATGGGGGCGGTTCCCGAGCGGCGGGGGCGGTCGGCGGTCCGGCCCAGCCCGGTGTTCCTCGCGATCGTGGGGGCGACCGCCCTGTTCGGCCTGGCCGCCTGGCGGTACGGGGAGGATCCGGGACGTCCCGCGCGGCTGGCGCTGTTCGGCTTCGTGATCGCCGCGTGGATCCTGTCGCTGTCCCTGCACGAGTTCGGGCACGCGTACATGGCCTACCGGTCGGGCGACCGGAGCGTGGTCGCCAAGGGCTACCTCACGCTGAACCCGCTGAAGTACTCGGACATGGTCCTCAGCTTCCTGATCCCGGTGGTGTTCATCCTCATCGGCGGGATCGGCCTGCCGGGAGGCGCCGTCTGGATCGACCGGCACGCGATCCGCGGGAAGCTGCGGCACAGCCTGATCTCCGCGGCGGGCCCGCTGTCCAACGCGATCTTCGCGGTGATGCTGGCGGTCCTGTACAAGAACTTCGCGCACCAGGACCACGGCGTCTTCTGGCTGGGCCTTGCCTTTCTGGCCTTCCTCCAGGTCACGGCCGCCCTGCTGAACCTGCTGCCGATCCCCGGCCTGGACGGCTTCGGGATCATCGAGCCCTACCTGCCCCGGCGGTGGGTGGACCAGGCGTCCGCCTACGGCGGCTACGTCTTCCTCGCGCTGATCGCCCTGCTGTGGATCGGCCCGTTCAACCGCGCCTTCTTCGACGGCGTCTACAACATCACCGGCGCCCTGGGCATCGGCGAGCTGGCGATCCAGTTCGGCCACTCACTCTTCACCTGGTGGGACTGA
- a CDS encoding TetR/AcrR family transcriptional regulator, whose protein sequence is MSETTKRPRRTPGPHERKIDAERSRRLLLDAALDEFSAKGFAGARVQDIADRAGVNKQLINYYFGGKEGLYCEIGRRWLAREAEFNDPSVPLEELMARYLAHALADPRGTRLNAWRGLTEDLDDIPGDREDLSDMERRKAAGELADDLDPAAVMLVMMAAVAAPVVMPLAVRRVFGVGPDSPEFQDRYADQLRRIVRRLAGDPPAQGG, encoded by the coding sequence GTGTCCGAAACCACGAAACGGCCTCGGCGCACGCCCGGCCCGCACGAACGCAAGATCGACGCCGAGCGTTCGCGGCGGCTGCTGCTGGACGCGGCCCTGGACGAGTTCTCCGCCAAGGGCTTCGCCGGGGCCCGCGTCCAGGACATCGCCGACCGCGCCGGCGTCAACAAGCAGCTGATCAACTACTACTTCGGCGGCAAGGAGGGCCTGTACTGCGAGATCGGCCGCCGCTGGCTGGCGCGCGAGGCCGAGTTCAACGACCCGTCCGTCCCGCTGGAGGAGCTGATGGCCCGCTACCTCGCCCACGCCCTCGCCGACCCGCGCGGGACCCGCCTGAACGCCTGGCGCGGCCTCACCGAGGACCTCGACGACATCCCCGGGGACCGCGAGGACCTGTCCGACATGGAGCGGCGCAAGGCCGCGGGCGAACTCGCCGACGACCTCGACCCCGCCGCCGTCATGCTGGTGATGATGGCCGCCGTCGCGGCCCCCGTCGTGATGCCCCTGGCGGTCCGCCGCGTGTTCGGCGTCGGCCCCGACTCACCCGAGTTCCAGGACCGCTACGCCGACCAGCTCCGCCGCATCGTCCGCCGGCTGGCCGGCGACCCCCCGGCCCAAGGGGGCTGA
- a CDS encoding NAD(P)H-binding protein codes for MILVTGATGNVGRHVVGELLGSDVRIRALSRDPASARLPADVEVAPTDEMPLDGVTSLFLNPAVFWHGLGDVLDRAKSAGVRRVVMLSSSAALDTDPSNQIAAHHLGVEHAIEDSGLEWTFVRPGEFSSNARAWAEAIRAGEPVRGPFPAARTTPIHERDIAAVAARALTADDLVGARPVLTGPEVLTHPEMVRIIGEAVRRPARFEEITPEEARKEMLAQPYMRDGLVDTLLRLRARAVDAPVEVSPEVERITGRPPRTFAEWAADHADDFR; via the coding sequence ATGATCCTTGTCACCGGAGCCACCGGGAACGTCGGCCGCCACGTCGTGGGGGAACTGCTCGGCTCGGATGTGCGGATCCGCGCGCTGAGCCGTGATCCCGCGTCGGCGAGGCTGCCCGCCGACGTCGAGGTGGCCCCCACGGACGAGATGCCGCTGGACGGCGTCACGTCCCTGTTCCTGAATCCCGCCGTGTTCTGGCATGGCCTGGGGGACGTGCTCGACCGCGCGAAGTCCGCCGGAGTGCGGCGCGTGGTGATGCTGTCGTCCAGCGCGGCGCTGGACACCGACCCGTCCAACCAGATCGCCGCCCATCACCTCGGCGTCGAGCACGCCATCGAGGACTCCGGGCTGGAGTGGACGTTCGTGCGTCCCGGCGAGTTCTCCTCGAACGCGCGGGCCTGGGCCGAGGCGATCCGCGCTGGCGAGCCGGTCCGGGGGCCGTTCCCGGCGGCACGCACGACGCCGATCCATGAGCGCGACATCGCGGCCGTGGCGGCGCGGGCGCTGACGGCGGACGACCTCGTCGGCGCCAGGCCGGTGCTCACCGGGCCGGAGGTGCTGACCCACCCGGAGATGGTCCGGATCATCGGCGAGGCCGTCCGGCGCCCGGCGCGCTTCGAGGAGATCACGCCCGAGGAGGCGCGCAAGGAGATGCTGGCCCAGCCCTACATGCGCGATGGCCTGGTGGACACACTGCTCCGGCTGCGCGCCAGGGCCGTGGACGCGCCGGTCGAGGTCTCCCCCGAGGTCGAGCGCATCACCGGCCGTCCCCCGCGGACGTTCGCGGAGTGGGCCGCCGACCACGCCGACGACTTCCGCTGA
- a CDS encoding aldehyde dehydrogenase family protein, producing MSVATESAGTFASLNPATGEVVGEHAVHDDAAVAGAVARAREAAGWWSALGWKERRLRLLNVKGSLTRNLNRMAELIHQETGKPLQDAQLETVMAISHLDWAARHAGKVLGPRSVYPGLMAINQRCVVEYQPLGVVGVIGPWNYPVFTPMGSIAYALAAGNAVVFKPSEFTPGVGVLLADLVAAVVPEHPVLQTVTGLGPAGAALAASPDVDKIAFTGSARTARLVMAACARNLTPIVAECGGKDACIVDADADLDAAADAALWGAMANAGQTCIGVERIYVVDEVYDRFLGALADRARDLRPGFDREAAYGPITMPGRLDVIEGHIQDALDRGARAVVGGAGSVRGPYVEPVVLTGVPDDAAAVREETFGPTVTVHRVKDLDEAVEKANRTGYGLAGTIFSGSRSRAMDAARRMRSGMTSINAFAGFAQVAALPFGGVGESGFGRVHGADGLREFARPKAITRQRFTAMNLASFSRTEQEMARVLGLVNLIHGRRYKR from the coding sequence ATGTCCGTGGCCACGGAGAGCGCCGGGACGTTCGCGTCCCTGAACCCCGCCACCGGCGAGGTCGTCGGCGAGCACGCCGTCCACGACGACGCGGCCGTGGCCGGGGCGGTCGCGCGGGCCCGGGAGGCGGCCGGCTGGTGGAGCGCGCTCGGCTGGAAGGAGCGGCGGCTCCGGCTGCTGAACGTCAAGGGCTCCCTGACGCGCAACCTCAACCGGATGGCCGAGCTGATCCACCAGGAGACCGGCAAGCCGCTCCAGGACGCCCAGCTGGAGACGGTCATGGCGATCTCCCACCTGGACTGGGCGGCGCGCCACGCGGGGAAGGTGCTGGGCCCCCGCAGCGTCTACCCGGGCCTGATGGCCATCAACCAGCGGTGCGTCGTGGAGTACCAGCCGCTCGGGGTCGTCGGGGTGATCGGCCCATGGAACTACCCGGTCTTCACCCCGATGGGCTCGATCGCCTACGCGCTGGCCGCGGGGAACGCCGTGGTGTTCAAGCCGTCGGAGTTCACCCCGGGCGTCGGCGTTCTGCTCGCCGACCTGGTCGCGGCGGTGGTGCCGGAGCATCCCGTCCTCCAGACGGTCACCGGCCTCGGCCCCGCCGGCGCGGCGCTCGCGGCGTCACCGGACGTCGACAAGATCGCGTTCACCGGCTCCGCGCGCACCGCCAGGCTCGTCATGGCCGCGTGCGCGCGGAACCTCACCCCGATCGTCGCCGAGTGCGGCGGCAAGGACGCCTGCATCGTCGACGCCGACGCCGACCTCGACGCCGCCGCGGACGCCGCGCTGTGGGGCGCGATGGCCAACGCCGGGCAGACCTGCATCGGCGTCGAGCGGATCTACGTCGTGGACGAGGTGTACGACCGGTTCCTCGGCGCGCTCGCCGACCGGGCCCGCGACCTGCGCCCCGGCTTCGACCGTGAGGCCGCCTACGGGCCGATCACGATGCCGGGCCGGCTCGACGTCATCGAAGGGCACATCCAGGACGCGCTGGACCGGGGCGCCAGGGCGGTCGTGGGCGGCGCCGGGTCCGTCCGCGGGCCGTACGTGGAGCCGGTGGTGCTCACCGGCGTGCCGGACGACGCGGCCGCCGTGCGCGAGGAGACGTTCGGCCCGACGGTCACCGTGCACCGCGTCAAGGACCTGGACGAGGCGGTCGAGAAGGCCAACCGGACCGGCTACGGCCTCGCCGGAACGATCTTCTCCGGCAGCCGGTCCCGCGCGATGGACGCCGCCCGGCGGATGCGCTCCGGCATGACGTCCATCAACGCGTTCGCCGGGTTCGCGCAGGTCGCGGCGCTGCCTTTCGGCGGGGTGGGCGAGTCGGGCTTCGGCCGCGTCCACGGCGCGGACGGGCTGCGCGAGTTCGCCCGGCCGAAGGCGATCACCCGGCAGCGGTTCACGGCGATGAACCTGGCCTCCTTCTCCCGGACGGAGCAGGAGATGGCGCGTGTCCTCGGCCTCGTCAACCTGATCCACGGACGGCGCTACAAGCGGTGA
- a CDS encoding GMC family oxidoreductase, whose amino-acid sequence MYDYIIVGAGSAGCVLAARLTEDPSVKVLLLEAGPPDDAPEIRIPAAVGSLLKGPYDWDYATVPQEHAAGRSVYWPRGRTLGGSSSTNAMVYIRGHRHDYDTWRDSHGCEGWGYEDLLPYFARAEDQQRGDLPYHGVGGPLRVEDLRYRHPLTRAWVASAKAFGLAANPDFNGPDQDGVGFYQVTHKRGRRWSAADGYLHPAADRPNLTVVTDAPATRVLIEGGRATGVRYEVRGETTEARAEAEVVLSGGAVNSPQLLMLSGIGPADHLRSHGIDVVVDSPVGEGLQDHPYVNVMFATPRTKGLWEVANARALGLYQALGRGPYASNVAEAGGFARTVEGLPAPDLQYHVLPTPFIGQGLVEPSQRLLSVLVTAVAVASRGSLALRSASPHAKPLIDPAYLADKGDLDILVAGVRQAREIAACGPLASLVGGEWAPGEQVEDDAALAEFARRNCATLFHPTSTCAMGGSDGTVCDTDLRVRGVEGLRVVDASVMPSVPRGNTNAPTIALAERAADLIRGRAPLKPAGAARSRR is encoded by the coding sequence GTGTACGACTACATCATCGTGGGAGCCGGCAGCGCGGGCTGCGTGCTGGCCGCCAGGCTCACCGAGGACCCTTCGGTGAAGGTCCTGCTGCTGGAGGCGGGCCCGCCCGACGACGCGCCGGAGATCCGCATCCCGGCCGCGGTCGGCTCGCTGCTCAAGGGCCCGTACGACTGGGACTACGCGACGGTCCCGCAGGAGCACGCGGCGGGCCGCAGCGTCTACTGGCCCCGGGGGCGGACGCTCGGCGGCAGCTCGTCCACCAACGCGATGGTCTACATCCGCGGGCACCGCCACGACTACGACACCTGGCGCGACTCCCACGGCTGCGAGGGCTGGGGATATGAGGACCTGCTGCCCTACTTCGCCCGTGCCGAGGACCAGCAGCGCGGCGACCTGCCGTACCACGGCGTGGGCGGCCCGCTGCGCGTGGAGGACCTGCGCTACAGGCACCCGCTCACGCGGGCGTGGGTGGCGTCGGCGAAGGCGTTCGGCCTGGCCGCCAACCCCGACTTCAACGGCCCCGACCAGGACGGCGTGGGCTTCTACCAGGTCACCCACAAGCGCGGCCGGCGCTGGTCGGCCGCCGACGGGTACCTGCACCCGGCCGCGGACCGCCCGAACCTCACCGTGGTCACCGACGCGCCGGCCACCCGCGTCCTGATCGAGGGCGGGCGCGCCACCGGCGTCCGCTACGAGGTCCGGGGCGAGACCACCGAGGCCCGCGCGGAGGCCGAGGTCGTCCTGTCGGGCGGCGCCGTGAACAGCCCGCAGCTGCTCATGCTGTCGGGGATCGGGCCCGCAGACCACCTCCGCTCGCACGGCATCGACGTCGTGGTGGACTCCCCGGTCGGCGAAGGGCTCCAGGACCATCCGTACGTGAACGTCATGTTCGCCACGCCTCGCACCAAGGGCCTCTGGGAGGTCGCCAACGCCCGCGCGCTCGGGCTGTACCAGGCGCTCGGACGCGGCCCGTACGCGTCGAACGTCGCGGAGGCGGGCGGGTTCGCCCGGACGGTCGAGGGACTTCCGGCACCGGACCTCCAGTACCACGTCCTCCCCACCCCGTTCATCGGCCAGGGCTTGGTCGAGCCGTCCCAGCGGCTCCTGTCGGTCCTGGTCACCGCCGTCGCCGTCGCCAGCCGCGGCTCCCTTGCGCTCCGCTCCGCGAGCCCGCACGCCAAGCCGCTGATCGACCCCGCCTACCTCGCCGACAAGGGCGACCTGGACATCTTGGTCGCCGGTGTCCGGCAGGCCCGCGAGATCGCCGCCTGCGGCCCGCTGGCGTCGCTGGTCGGCGGCGAATGGGCGCCGGGCGAGCAGGTCGAGGACGACGCGGCGCTCGCCGAGTTCGCCCGCCGGAACTGCGCGACGCTCTTCCACCCGACGAGCACGTGCGCCATGGGCGGTTCGGACGGCACGGTCTGCGACACCGACCTGCGCGTCCGGGGCGTGGAGGGGCTGCGCGTCGTGGACGCCTCGGTCATGCCGTCCGTCCCGCGCGGCAACACCAACGCCCCGACGATCGCCCTCGCCGAGCGCGCCGCCGACCTCATCCGCGGCCGGGCCCCGCTGAAGCCCGCCGGTGCCGCGCGGTCCCGGAGATGA
- a CDS encoding cob(I)yrinic acid a,c-diamide adenosyltransferase, protein MAKNRENPVVLSRIYTRTGDGGTTALGDGSRTGKTDPRLSAYADVEEANAAIGAALALGSLPEALAALLIRVQNDLFDVGADLCAPVVPDPPYPPLRVDPSYIERLEAACDEHNEGLAPLRSFILPGGTPGAALLHVARTVTRRAERSAWAAIEAHGATPPDGAGDAPEDGPEAAPETAEGGVNPLTARYLNRLSDLLFILCRVANAGHGDVLWKPGGER, encoded by the coding sequence ATGGCGAAGAACAGGGAGAACCCCGTCGTCCTCTCGCGCATCTACACCCGGACCGGCGACGGCGGCACCACCGCGCTGGGCGACGGGTCCCGCACCGGCAAGACCGACCCACGCCTGTCGGCCTACGCCGACGTCGAGGAGGCCAACGCCGCGATCGGGGCCGCGCTGGCGCTCGGCTCGCTCCCCGAGGCACTGGCCGCGCTGCTGATCCGCGTGCAGAACGACCTCTTCGACGTGGGCGCGGACCTGTGCGCGCCCGTGGTGCCCGACCCCCCGTACCCGCCGCTGCGCGTCGACCCGTCCTACATCGAGCGGCTGGAGGCGGCCTGCGACGAGCACAACGAGGGGCTCGCGCCGCTGCGCAGCTTCATCCTCCCCGGCGGGACGCCCGGCGCCGCGCTGCTGCACGTCGCGCGGACCGTGACCCGCCGGGCCGAGCGGTCGGCGTGGGCGGCCATCGAGGCGCACGGGGCCACGCCCCCGGACGGCGCCGGAGACGCCCCGGAGGACGGGCCGGAGGCCGCCCCGGAGACCGCCGAGGGTGGCGTGAACCCTTTGACGGCCCGCTACCTCAACCGGCTGTCGGACCTGCTGTTCATCCTCTGCCGGGTCGCGAACGCCGGGCACGGGGACGTCCTGTGGAAGCCCGGCGGGGAACGCTGA
- a CDS encoding DUF4097 family beta strand repeat-containing protein: MLAVLAATLTGCGLSVGRHEETTSYDGPANVTRLRVKGGGGRVEIVASDSPGIRVQEKRRWSNDRNKPKTQKATEDGTYSLTAECGRTVIGFGTSCGVSYRVQVPRATSVEIVNGDGAIDVAGLAGAVRLRTGTGTITAKDLRATSVSMSAGDGALRVSGRAGTADLRTGTGVIDATGLTADRVSARSGDGAIRLSGRATTAELRTDTGSIDADGLTAERLVARTGDGRISLALAVPPSNVRATTGTGAIRVRLPDGQPYRLDLSTDTGGKRVDPAVHSDSASPRHVKLSTGDGDILVSPA, from the coding sequence GTGCTTGCCGTCCTGGCGGCGACGCTGACGGGATGCGGCCTGAGCGTCGGCCGGCACGAGGAGACCACCTCCTATGACGGGCCCGCGAACGTCACCAGGCTGAGGGTGAAGGGCGGCGGCGGGCGGGTCGAGATCGTCGCGTCCGACTCCCCCGGGATCAGGGTGCAGGAGAAGCGGCGCTGGTCCAACGACCGGAACAAGCCCAAGACGCAGAAGGCCACCGAGGACGGGACGTACTCCCTGACGGCCGAGTGCGGCAGGACCGTGATCGGCTTCGGGACCTCCTGCGGCGTGTCCTACCGCGTCCAGGTCCCGCGGGCGACCTCCGTCGAGATCGTCAACGGCGACGGCGCCATCGACGTCGCCGGGCTCGCCGGGGCCGTGCGCCTCAGGACCGGGACCGGCACCATCACCGCGAAGGACCTGCGGGCGACGTCGGTGTCGATGAGCGCCGGCGACGGCGCCCTGCGGGTCTCGGGCCGCGCCGGCACCGCCGACCTGCGCACCGGCACCGGCGTGATCGACGCGACCGGCCTCACCGCCGACCGGGTCAGCGCCCGCTCGGGCGACGGCGCCATCCGCCTCAGCGGGCGCGCCACCACCGCCGAGCTGCGCACCGACACCGGCTCCATCGACGCCGACGGCCTGACCGCCGAACGGCTCGTCGCCCGGACCGGGGACGGCCGGATCAGCCTCGCGCTCGCCGTTCCGCCTAGCAACGTCCGCGCCACCACCGGTACCGGCGCGATCCGGGTCAGGCTCCCCGACGGCCAGCCCTACAGGCTCGACCTCAGCACCGACACCGGCGGCAAGAGGGTCGACCCGGCCGTCCACAGCGACTCCGCGTCGCCCCGCCACGTCAAGCTGTCGACCGGCGACGGCGACATCCTCGTGTCCCCGGCCTGA
- a CDS encoding M28 family peptidase has translation MRKRLIGATGALLAAAALPAALMSVPSAGADPARPGLATLVTLKDLRRHLAAFQEIADYNGGNRAAGRPGSDISVRYVEGRLRKAGLKPVVQRFTFPYWREKSVAVLSRTAPHKASYKAGRDFLTMAFSGSGDVTGPVAAVDVPSSGEGTSGCEAADFTGLPAGAVALVQRGACSFETKASRARAAGAGAVLIFNRAGEKGPIAGTVGTPQALPVLGVSHRLGAELAKASKTGAGSQAVKTSEQAGASKRAKVAGRAWAAGPTVRVKTHTVHGNRSASNVVADTEHGRAGNVVLAGAHLDSVRAGPGINDNATGAAALLAVAEKIGALGAKGLRNRVRFAWWGAEEEGLRGSSHYVRTLTDAERRRIALNLNFDMLGSVNGVRGVYDGDHSTRAGSKAPSGSGAIEKMFRDYFARRGLATVQAEFNGRSDYGPFVERGIPAGGLESGADGVKTAAEAKAFGGSAGKVYDPCYHARCDRLKNVDLKLFDTNADAVAWVVEHLAATTVAVNGQSRLDAARGPRYAPAWQGPLLVR, from the coding sequence GTGCGCAAGCGACTCATCGGCGCCACCGGGGCCCTCCTGGCCGCGGCGGCGCTGCCGGCCGCCCTGATGTCCGTCCCGTCCGCGGGCGCGGACCCGGCCAGGCCCGGCCTCGCGACGCTGGTCACGCTCAAGGACCTGCGGCGGCATCTGGCCGCGTTCCAGGAGATCGCCGACTACAACGGCGGCAACCGCGCCGCGGGACGGCCCGGCTCCGACATCTCGGTCAGGTACGTCGAGGGGCGGCTGCGGAAGGCCGGGCTGAAGCCGGTCGTGCAGAGGTTCACGTTCCCGTACTGGCGGGAGAAGTCCGTGGCGGTGCTGTCGCGGACGGCGCCGCACAAGGCGTCCTACAAGGCGGGGCGCGACTTCCTGACGATGGCGTTCTCCGGTTCGGGTGACGTGACGGGGCCCGTCGCCGCCGTGGACGTCCCGTCGTCGGGGGAGGGCACCAGCGGGTGCGAGGCCGCCGACTTCACCGGCCTGCCCGCCGGGGCCGTCGCGCTCGTCCAGCGCGGCGCGTGCTCGTTCGAGACGAAGGCGTCCCGGGCCAGGGCCGCGGGTGCGGGCGCCGTGCTGATCTTCAACCGGGCGGGGGAGAAGGGCCCGATCGCGGGCACGGTCGGCACGCCGCAGGCGCTCCCGGTGCTGGGCGTCTCGCACCGCCTGGGGGCGGAGCTGGCCAAGGCGTCCAAGACCGGCGCGGGATCCCAGGCGGTGAAGACGTCCGAGCAGGCCGGGGCATCCAAGCGGGCCAAGGTGGCAGGGCGGGCGTGGGCGGCCGGGCCCACGGTGCGGGTGAAGACGCACACGGTGCACGGGAACAGGTCGGCGTCCAACGTCGTCGCCGACACCGAGCACGGGCGCGCCGGGAACGTGGTGCTGGCCGGAGCGCATCTCGACAGCGTCCGCGCGGGGCCGGGGATCAACGACAACGCCACCGGCGCGGCGGCGCTGCTCGCCGTCGCCGAGAAGATCGGCGCGCTCGGCGCGAAGGGCCTGCGGAACCGGGTGCGCTTCGCCTGGTGGGGGGCCGAGGAGGAGGGGCTGCGCGGCTCGTCCCACTACGTCCGGACGCTGACCGACGCCGAGCGGCGCAGGATCGCGCTGAACCTCAACTTCGACATGCTCGGGTCGGTGAACGGCGTCCGCGGCGTGTACGACGGCGACCACTCGACGCGCGCCGGGTCGAAGGCGCCGTCCGGGTCGGGGGCGATCGAGAAGATGTTCCGGGACTACTTCGCGCGGCGGGGGCTCGCGACCGTCCAGGCCGAGTTCAATGGCCGCTCCGACTACGGGCCGTTCGTCGAGCGCGGCATCCCGGCGGGCGGGCTGGAGTCCGGCGCGGACGGCGTCAAGACCGCCGCGGAGGCGAAGGCGTTCGGCGGCAGCGCGGGCAAGGTGTACGACCCCTGCTACCACGCCAGGTGCGACCGGCTGAAGAACGTCGACCTCAAGCTGTTCGACACCAACGCCGACGCCGTCGCATGGGTCGTCGAGCATCTCGCCGCCACCACCGTCGCGGTCAACGGCCAGTCCCGCCTGGACGCCGCGCGCGGCCCGCGGTACGCCCCGGCCTGGCAGGGGCCCCTGCTGGTCCGCTGA